The proteins below come from a single Metarhizium brunneum chromosome 1, complete sequence genomic window:
- the sti1 gene encoding Heat shock protein sti1, protein MASADELKALGNKAIAEKNFDDAVDKFTQAIALQPENHILYSNRSAAYASQKDWDNALADAEKTTQIKPDWAKGWGRKGAALHGKGDLLGANDAYSEGLKLDANNAQLKSGLASVEKAMQNEAGGAGGFGADPTGGLGQMFKDPNLIQKLAKNPKTSGFLADPSFMAKLQQMQQNPGNPQDLFTDPRMIQVLGVLMGVDMDVRDTDPRGDTNMPDAPEPKKPEPAKAPEPEPEPEELDEEALEKKKKKEEADKEKFLGTENYKKRKFDEAIEHYSKAWDIFQDITYLNNLGAAYFEKGDYDKCIETCTKAVEEGRAVYAEYKLIAKSYARIGSAYEKKGDMAQAVENYSKSLTEHRTPDVLNKLRAAEKAKVEAEKNAYIDPVKAEEAREEGNKKFKENDFPGAVQAYSEMIKRAPDDARGYSNRAAAFVKLFEFPSAVDDCNMAIKKDPKFIRAYIRKAQAFFGMRKYSDCVDACTDATQVDQEFHNNANAREIEQQQQKALNAMYSARDNETEEQTRERLMKDPDIMSIMQDPVMQSILQQAQSNPMALQEHMKNPGVRSKIQKLMAAGVIRVGR, encoded by the exons ATGGCTTCCGCAGACGAGCTCAAAGCTCTTGGCAacaaggccattgccgaAAAGAACTTTGATGACGCTGT AGACAAGTTCACCCAGGCCATTGCCCTCCAACCCGAGAACCACATCCTGTACAGCAACCGATCTGCTGCCTACGCATCCCAAAAGGACTGGGACAATGCGTTGGCCGATGCCGAGAAAACTACCCAGATTAAGCCTGACTGGGCCAAGGGCTGGGGCCGAAAGGGTGCAGCTCTTCATGGAAAGGGCGACTTGCTCGGGGCCAACGATGCCTATAGCGAGGGTCTGAAGCTAGATGCCAACAATGCTCAGCTGAAGAGTGGCTTGGCTTCTGTCGAGAAGGCTATGCAAAATGAAGCAG GCGGAGCTGGTGGTTTTGGAGCAGACCCTACCGGAGGCCTCGGACAGATGTTCAAAGACCCGAATCTGATCCAGAAGCTTGCCAAAAACCCCAAGACCAGCGGGTTTCTAGCAGATCCCTCCTTTATGGCCAagctgcagcagatgcagcagaaTCCAGGAAATCCCCAGGATCTTTTCACTGACCCCAGAATGATCCAGGTTCTCGGTGTCTTGATGGGAGTCGATATGGACGTGCGTGATACGGATCCCCGAGGTGACACAAACATGCCCGATGCTCCCGAGCCCAAGAAGCCTGAGCCCGCCAAAGCCCCCGAACCTGAACCCGAGCCCGAGGAACTCGATGAGGAGGCActggaaaagaagaagaaaaaggaggaggccgacaaggaaaagtTTCTAGGCACCGAGAACTACAAGAAGCGCAAGTTTGACGAGGCCATTGAGCACTACTCTAAAGCCTGGGACATCTTCCAGGATATCACCTACCTCAACAACCTGGGGGCTGCCTACTTCGAAAAGGGTGACTACGACAAGTGCATTGAAACCTGCACCAAGGCTGTTGAGGAGGGTCGCGCCGTCTATGCCGAATACAAACTTATTGCGAAGAGCTATGCCCGTATCGGTTCTGCCTacgagaagaagggcgaCATGGCCCAAGCTGTTGAGAATTACAGCAAATCCTTGACTGAGCACCGCACACCCGATGTTTTGAACAAGCTGCGGGCTGCGGAGAAAGCGAAGGTTGAGGCTGAAAAGAATGCATACATCGACCCTGTCAAGGCTGAGGAGGCTCGTGAGGAGGGTAACAAGAAGTTCAAAGAGAATGACTTCCCTGGGGCTGTCCAAGCGTACTCGGAGATGATCAAGCGTGCCCCCGATGATGCTCGGGGCTACAGCAACCGTGCTGCGGCCTTTGTCAAGTTGTTTGAGTTTCCTAGTGCCGTGGATGACTGCAACATGGCTATCAAGAAAGACCCCAAGTTCATCCGAGCATACATTCGCAAGGCTCAGGCTTTCTTCGGCATGCGCAAGTACTCGGACTGCGTGGATGCCTGCACTGATGCCACCCAGGTTGACCAGGAGTTCCACAATAATGCCAATGCTCGTGAAATcgagcaacagcagcagaagGCACTGAACGCCATGTACTCTGCCCGCGATAACGAGACTGAAGAGCAGACTCGGGAGAGATTGATGAAGGACCCAGAT ATCATGAGCATCATGCAAGATCCTGTCATGCAGTCCATCCTGCAGCAGGCTCAGTCCAACCCCATGGCACTTCAGGAACACATGAAGAACCCGGGTGTTCGGTCAAAGATCCAGAAGCTcatggctgctggtgttATTCGAGTTGGTCGATAA
- the LYPA1 gene encoding Acyl-protein thioesterase 1 has protein sequence MSKDDTIANPQFGPVHIINPQSRHTRTAIVLHGRGSNGQEFADEFFSSHLSGHKPLASALPGWRWVFPSSPSLWSTTFQESIPAWFEARSLTDTTARQDLQTNGIAASVRHIQVLINEEVARLDGNASHVLLGGISQGAAVGIWTLLCPGPARGIGAFFGSSTWLPFAANIERALLQATADASTEPTPGEDESDAFVRGMMTLGGQPQGEASAMKILLGHGDDDAYVDITLGRQARNVLSKAGFIVEWKEYSGAEEEGHWFKVPDQMDDIYKFIKENYPDEGE, from the coding sequence ATGAGCAAAGATGATACAATCGCCAACCCGCAATTTGGACCTGTTCATATTATCAACCCTCAATCCAGACACACCCGAACGGCCATAGTTCTCCACGGACGAGGCAGCAATGGTCAGGAGTTTGCCGACGAGTTCTTCTCATCTCACCTATCTGGCCACAAGCCCCTAGCCTCGGCGCTGCCTGGATGGCGCTGGGTGTTTCCTTCATCCCCATCTCTCTGGAGTACTACCTTTCAAGAATCAATACCGGCTTGGTTTGAGGCTCGGTCGTTGACTGACACCACTGCCCGACAAGATCTACAAACTAACGGCATTGCAGCATCAGTGAGACATATTCAGGTCCTTATAAATGAAGAGGTTGCGAGGCTCGACGGGAATGCGAGCCACGTGCTCCTTGGGGGTATTAGCCAAGGTGCCGCAGTTGGCATATGGACGCTACTCTGCCCAGGCCCTGCACGAGGAATTGGGGCATTCTTTGGCTCCAGCACCTGGCTTCCGTTTGCTGCGAATATAGAACGAGCACTATTGCAGGCTACGGCTGATGCGAGCACAGAGCCAACACCGGGAGAAGACGAATCTGACGCCTTTGTTAGGGGCATGATGACACTTGGCGGACAGCCACAAGGCGAAGCCTCCGCCATGAAGATTCTCCTGGGAcacggtgatgatgacgcaTATGTTGACATTACCCTTGGACGGCAAGCTAGGAATGTGCTTTCAAAGGCCGGTTTTATAGTCGAGTGGAAGGAGTACTCTGGCGCTGAGGAAGAGGGTCATTGGTTCAAAGTGCCAGATCAGATGGATGATATTTATAAATTCATCAAAGAGAATTATCCCGACGAGGGAGAATGA
- the himD_1 gene encoding Transcription factor himD, translated as MANQDDESKADDNKLPTAKWGAACSACATAKAKCIRSNPGPSAKCDSRTAQIEERLNGLVNLLQASGELNNNQSALGALSDVAAREHSAITHDTPSTNSTTSYMPHSSSWRIPETYNCYAIPACICRPEPGDAPRDAPPPPDSDDVLLELYRTQMLPVFPFVVIPPSVSASELRSNRPFLMSAIRMVTSFRSLRSMRAQMYRLMSHIADYVLIRSARSLELLQGVMIMISWHQYHCLMHGQMNNLIALAMSLVVDLGLNWAPGLREQARLMVARPDEPPGRTNEERRALLGVWFLTCNISVSFNRVESLKYTAYIQDCMNVLENSREYESDITLLYLVRVQRLTERIFELNSKDKAVEDIPGLPSAPMSAYIAAFQNEIETMRNTLPPNLQNDGAFLSYLNTAMLRLYEPHAVDLAFVNSLSQSLTAGPLGRGTPLDKLYQSSAALRNWFDSWLSVPASSYFRHPTTIMSQLVYAITMLGRWAQLATPRTVYEGGTPMPLGEGSSAYNADSQMGTNGLSESKSFQGYNQGDQKPRCGESVDQDFIAALAGLQSQLQSQPGLTINIPEILSELCSKCEQVNNIFQQTAPEEEKMDNNVWTFSALKVRITRVKLERWAELVAAAAEGHDRLSKVAHPQEWRGSYPQTSSANMGQPPNGMANNGFAQDQTQIQNFLDSTPWTSDLLDGIDPTVWFDGYLDWGTLVMNSMGQGPVGQQPQM; from the exons ATGGCGAACCAAGATGATGAGAGTAAGGCTGACGACAACAAGCTCCCAACGGCGAAATGGGGAGCGGCGTGCTCGGCGTGCGCAACGGCCAAAGCAAAATGCATCAGATCAAACCCAGGCCCAAGCGCAAAGTGTGACAG TCGAACCGCCCAGATTGAGGAGAGACTGAATGGCTTGGTCAACCTTCTCCAAGCTTCGGGTGAATTGAACAATAATCAATCTGCGCTAGGTGCTCTTAGTGATGTGGCTGCCAGAGAGCACTCCGCCATAACTCATGATACGCCGTCAACAAACTCTACGACATCATACATGCCACATTCAAGCTCCTGGAGGATCCCCGAGACATACAACTGTTATGCAATTCCAGCATGTATTTGCCGCCCCGAACCTGGCGATGCACCTCGTGATGCACCTCCCCCGCCAGATTCTGACGATGTGCTTTTGGAGCTCTACCGAACCCAGATGCTGCCTGTTTTCCCCTTTGTTGTCATTCCACCATCGGTTTCTGCATCTGAATTACGCTCTAACCGACCATTCCTAATGTCGGCAATCAGAATGGTCACATCATTTCGCAGTCTGAGGTCAATGAGAGCTCAGATGTACCGCCTGATGAGCCACATTGCCGATTATGTTCTCATCCGCTCAGCTAGGTCATTGGAGTTGCTGCAAGGCGTGATGATCATGATCTCTTGGCACCAGTATCACTGCCTAATGCATGGTCAGATGAACAATCTGATTGCCTTGGCAATGAGCCTTGTTGTTGACCTAGGTCTGAATTGGGCACCTGGATTACGAGAGCAGGCGAGATTGATGGTGGCGAGACCTGATGAGCCTCCTGGGCGAACAaatgaagaaagaagagctCTTCTCGGAGTATGGTTTTTGACGTGCAA CATCTCAGTCAGCTTCAACAGAGTTGAATCTTTGAAATACACGGCGTACATTCAGGATTGTATGAACGTGCTTGAAAATTCGAGAGAATATGAATCCGACATCACTCTTCTTTACCTAGTCAGAGTGCAGCGGTTGACAGAACGCATTTTTGAACTCAATTCTAAGGATAAGGCTGTAGAAGATATTCCCGGGCTTCCGTCTGCACCCATGTCGGCTTACATTGCTGCCTTCCAAAATGAAATTGAGACAATGCGCAATACTCTGCCTCCAAATTTACAGAATGACG GCGCCTTTTTGTCATATCTCAACACGGCAATGCTTAGACTCTACGAGCCTCATGCAGTCGACTTGGCATTTGTCAATTCTCTCTCGCAGTCCCTCACAGCCGGACCCCTTGGTCGAGGCACTCCGCTCGATAAGCTTTATCAGTCTAGTGCAGCGCTCCGAAACTGGTTTGATAGCTGGCTTTCGGTGCCTGCTTCTTCTTACTTCAGGCATCCTACCACTATCATGTCGCAATTAGTATACGCTATCACGATGCTGGGGCGATGGGCGCAGCTGGCAACGCCCAGGACGGTATACGAAGGAGGCACGCCCATGCCTCTTGGGGAGGGCAGTTCAGCGTATAATGCAGATTCACAAATGGGTACTAATGGGCTATCCGAATCCAAATCATTCCAGGGGTACAATCAGGGCGACCAGAAACCACGGTGTGGCGAGTCTGTGGATCAAGATTTCATCGCAGCTCTTGCTGGTTTGCAATCCCAGCTCCAGTCGCAACCAGGATTGACGATTAATATTCCGGAAATACTTTCCGAATTGTGTTCGAAATGTGAGCAAGTCAACAATATCTTCCAACAAACCGCAccagaggaagagaagatggACAACAACGTGTGGACCTTTAGCGCTCTTAAAGTCCGCATCACGCGTGTCAAACTCGAACGCTGGGCAGAGCTTGTAGCTGCTGCAGCTGAAGGCCATGATCGGTTAAGCAAGGTTGCACATCCTCAAGAATGGCGAGGATCATACCCACAAACGTCGTCTGCCAACATGGGTCAGCCTCCCAACGGTATGGCCAATAACGGGTTCGCGCAGGATCAAACTCAGATTCAAAATTTCCTGGATAGCACTCCTTGGACTTCAGATCTTTTGGATGGAATCGACCCTACTGTTTGGTTTGACGGATATTTGGATTGGGGAACTTTAGTTATGAATTCTATGGGACAGGGGCCGGTAGGGCAACAGCCTCAGATGTGA
- the smg1 gene encoding Small nuclear ribonucleoprotein G — protein sequence MAPAQPELKKYLEKRLFVQLNGSRKVIGVLRGYDVFLNIVLDEAVEEKEGGDKVKLGMVVIRGNSVVMMEALDRIGGDDRQHHHR from the exons ATGGCGCCCGCGCAACCTGAGCTCAAAAAG TATCTCGAGAAGAGACTATTCGTACAGCTGAACGGTAGTCGCAAGGTCATTGGAGTCTTGCGCGGATACGAT GTGTTCTTGAACATTGTCCTCGACGAGGCGGtggaagagaaagagggTGGAGATAAAGTCAAGCTTGGCATGGTT GTTATTCGAGGAAACTCAGTCGTCATGATGGAGGCCCTAGACAGaatcggcggcgacgaccgacagcatcatcatcgatGA
- the ethA_0 gene encoding FAD-containing monooxygenase EthA: protein MPEIAERHDIIILGAGLSGINTAHVLRQQLPHRRFAILEGRSVIGGTWSFFKFPGFRSDSYMTTFGFRWHPWPHAHKIASSKEIVAYIEDAARQDGTYDQIRFDHRVVDAEWRDEDSFWRLTVEHAGEAKVLAANFVIGCTGYYAYDQAMPAAIPGIESFSGTVAHPQWWPEDLDCSNKRVVLIGSGATAYTIVPALADQVAQLTMVQRSPSYAAAIPRTSWLDTLLRAILPMGLAHKICWWKDIAYEMFITQFMVHFPGVARFALRLNTKAALPKDCDVDIHFKPRYEPLQQRLCLCPDGDFFRALHRANVELVTDVIDKVTPDGVLLQSGRKLDADIIITATGLYFQIMSGIAANVNGVRIVPGSRYTWRGTMLESLPNMGYVLGYVLQSWTPGAEAIAKLLVRVIKSMEDKQATKAMPVLEHRKDMPRKLAVDLNSNYFVKAADRIPKVTGEDPWYGRTHWIRDMWSVLFGDIDKGLEFSGLREGKKSL from the coding sequence ATGCCAGAAATAGCAGAACGCcacgacatcatcatcttgggAGCCGGCCTCTCTGGCATAAACACTGCCCACGTCCTCCGCCAACAGCTGCCCCATCGTCGCTTCGCCATTCTCGAGGGCCGCTCCGTCATAGGCGGCACATGGAGTTTTTTCAAGTTCCCCGGCTTCAGGTCGGATTCGTACATGACCACCTTTGGATTTCGATGGCACCCCTGGCCACACGCGCACAAGATTGCTTCGTCCAAAGAAATCGTCGCATACATCGAGGACGCCGCCAGACAAGACGGCACGTACGACCAGATCCGGTTCGACCACCGCGTCGTCGATGCGGAATGGCGCGACGAGGACAGCTTTTGGCGACTGACCGTCGAGCACGCCGGAGAGGCCAAGGTCCTGGCGGCAAACTTCGTCATCGGGTGCACGGGGTACTATGCCTATGACCAGGCCATGCCAGCCGCGATCCCGGGCATCGAGAGCTTCTCGGGCACCGTGGCGCACCCGCAGTGGTGGCCGGAGGATTTGGACTGTTCCAACAAGCGTGTCGTGCTCATCGGCTCGGGCGCAACAGCGTACACTATTGTGCCGGCACTGGCTGATCAGGTCGCGCAGCTGACCATGGTCCAGAGGAGTCCCAGCTACGCGGCCGCGATTCCGAGGACGTCGTGGTTGGACACGCTGCTGCGGGCCATTCTGCCCATGGGTCTTGCGCACAAGATCTGCTGGTGGAAGGACATCGCCTATGAGATGTTCATCACGCAGTTCATGGTGCATTTCCCCGGTGTTGCCAGGTTCGCCCTGCGGCTCAACACAAAGGCCGCATTGCCCAAGGACTGCGACGTGGACATTCACTTCAAGCCGCGATATGAGCCCCTCCAGCAGCGGCTGTGTCTCTGCCCGGATGGCGATTTCTTCCGAGCCTTGCACCGGGCTAATGTCGAGCTTGTTACAGACGTCATTGACAAGGTCACGCCGGATGGCGTACTGCTGCAGTCGGGTCGCAAACTCGACGCTGACATAATTATCACCGCGACGGGGCTTTATTTCCAAATCATGAGCGGTATAGCTGCCAACGTTAATGGGGTTCGAATCGTCCCCGGTTCGCGTTACACCTGGCGAGGCACCATGCTCGAGTCTCTTCCCAACATGGGCTACGTTTTGGGATATGTGTTGCAGTCGTGGACACCCGGGGCGGAGGCAATTGCCAAGCTGCTTGTGCGTGTCATCAAGAGCATGGAAGACAAACAGGCTACCAAGGCCATGCCCGTGTTGGAGCACAGGAAAGACATGCCGAGGAAACTGGCGGTTGATTTGAACAGCAATTACTTTGTCAAGGCGGCTGACAGGATTCCCAAGGTTACGGGGGAGGACCCGTGGTATGGACGTACACACTGGATTCGCGACATGTGGAGCGTCTTGTTTGGAGATATTGACAAGGGGTTGGAGTTCAGCGGACTGAGAgagggcaagaagagctTGTAA